A window of Candidatus Saccharibacteria bacterium contains these coding sequences:
- a CDS encoding mechanosensitive ion channel family protein, protein MESIIEFIYQPHAFKSLLLLLGSIGAAYLLSHFVAQLIVRVARFTAKKSDAQTDEAKRLHLRRLETHLSVAIAVVRASIVGIVAFYVWQELSPAASVSSAAIGASAFFIVIAGATIGIVLRDITAGAVMIMERWFDVGDYIRVEPFLDASGVVERITLRSTKIRSLNGEVNWMHNQYMQSVKVTPGGLRAIEVDVFVDSDETGEALIGKVIASIPVGSMTVARAPRILRKEKWADDIWLITVRAKTLPGREWLMEDYFIDSLKTLDAKLFDGKVLIRKPIARYADSAAEKSFRRAIGVK, encoded by the coding sequence ATGGAATCTATCATCGAATTCATCTACCAGCCGCATGCCTTCAAGTCGCTGCTCCTCCTGCTGGGATCGATTGGTGCCGCCTATCTGCTGAGTCACTTCGTGGCGCAATTAATTGTAAGGGTGGCCCGTTTTACGGCTAAGAAATCCGATGCTCAGACCGACGAGGCCAAACGGCTCCATCTGCGCCGCCTGGAAACGCATCTGAGCGTGGCCATCGCGGTGGTACGGGCGTCAATCGTCGGTATCGTCGCCTTCTATGTCTGGCAGGAGCTGAGTCCGGCAGCCAGTGTCTCGTCAGCGGCCATCGGAGCCAGCGCCTTCTTCATCGTCATCGCCGGTGCGACCATCGGCATCGTGCTGCGCGACATCACCGCCGGAGCGGTCATGATCATGGAGCGCTGGTTCGATGTGGGTGATTACATCCGCGTGGAGCCCTTCCTGGATGCCAGCGGTGTCGTCGAACGCATCACCTTGCGATCCACCAAGATCCGCAGCCTCAACGGCGAGGTCAACTGGATGCACAACCAGTACATGCAAAGCGTCAAAGTGACGCCGGGCGGCTTGCGGGCCATTGAGGTGGACGTCTTTGTGGACAGCGACGAGACGGGCGAGGCGCTGATTGGTAAGGTCATCGCTTCGATTCCCGTCGGCTCTATGACCGTGGCCCGCGCCCCGCGCATCCTGCGCAAGGAGAAGTGGGCTGATGACATCTGGCTGATTACCGTCCGCGCCAAGACCTTGCCTGGCCGCGAATGGCTGATGGAAGATTACTTCATCGATTCGCTCAAGACGCTCGATGCCAAGCTGTTTGACGGCAAGGTGCTTATCCGCAAGCCTATCGCGCGGTACGCCGACTCGGCAGCCGAAAAGAGCTTCCGGCGGGCAATCGGCGTCAAATGA
- a CDS encoding TM2 domain-containing protein yields the protein MAASLLSAFVGVFGVDRFYLGYTGLGVLKLLTLGGCGIWALIDLILILTGSLKDAAGRPLANREKHFKTVLIIIGAWFVLQTIGGIVSSATLTSQLNNAMQQEMNSQLESSDYDSDEVMPY from the coding sequence ATGGCGGCTTCGCTGCTGTCTGCCTTCGTGGGTGTATTCGGTGTTGACCGTTTTTACCTGGGCTACACCGGCCTTGGCGTATTGAAGCTTCTGACTCTTGGTGGTTGCGGTATCTGGGCTTTGATTGACCTCATTTTGATTCTCACCGGCTCTCTCAAAGATGCCGCCGGCCGGCCACTGGCTAACCGTGAAAAGCATTTCAAGACGGTGTTGATTATCATTGGTGCCTGGTTCGTCCTGCAGACCATCGGTGGTATCGTCTCCTCAGCCACCCTCACCAGCCAGCTCAACAACGCCATGCAGCAGGAAATGAACAGCCAGCTGGAGAGCAGCGACTACGACTCTGACGAAGTCATGCCATACTAA
- a CDS encoding DUF2752 domain-containing protein — MEALGLQSPRGRLMVFTVLSVAVLLAPYEWLAHLSIWQALGIPSPSIGLTRAYHLLLHGDVAGAWQRNPLIFLVLAIGLPMLAFDAGRVFQQWRARHRPYPAKK; from the coding sequence ATGGAGGCCTTGGGGCTGCAGTCGCCGCGCGGCCGTCTCATGGTATTTACGGTGTTGAGCGTGGCAGTACTGCTGGCGCCGTATGAGTGGTTGGCGCATCTTTCGATCTGGCAGGCCTTAGGTATCCCGTCGCCCTCCATCGGGCTGACGCGTGCCTATCACTTGTTGCTGCACGGCGACGTTGCGGGAGCCTGGCAGCGCAACCCGTTAATTTTTCTGGTGCTGGCCATCGGCCTGCCGATGCTGGCCTTCGACGCTGGCCGCGTCTTTCAGCAGTGGCGTGCCAGACACAGGCCATACCCGGCCAAAAAGTAA
- a CDS encoding DUF4287 domain-containing protein, producing the protein MSFQAYLDNIEKNTGKTPAEFIALAQVKGFGPDTKSGEIVTWLKEEHALGHGHAMALVHVIKHGAVISDKHVKSGGVHADESNTLRLDGLEKRS; encoded by the coding sequence ATGTCATTCCAAGCCTACCTAGACAACATCGAAAAGAACACTGGTAAAACCCCGGCTGAATTTATCGCCCTGGCGCAAGTCAAAGGCTTCGGGCCGGATACGAAATCGGGAGAAATCGTCACCTGGCTCAAAGAGGAGCATGCGCTCGGCCATGGCCACGCGATGGCGCTCGTGCATGTCATCAAGCATGGCGCAGTAATAAGCGACAAACACGTCAAGTCCGGCGGTGTGCACGCCGACGAAAGTAATACGCTGCGGCTGGATGGTTTGGAGAAACGCTCATGA
- a CDS encoding alpha/beta hydrolase: MTPRFIFIHGKGTTHWSFAWAPWLKQELEKLGVETFFETMPDSIIARSEYWLPFLKDHVQAGENDVLIGWSSGAVAAMRYAEGNTILGSVLVSPCYTDLDDEMEKQSGYYDAPWQWERIKANQDKIALIWGDDDPYIPQSQFEFIAEQLDAARIKVAGGEHFIERETFPELLDYVKRTYLDA; encoded by the coding sequence ATGACACCCCGATTCATCTTCATCCACGGCAAAGGCACCACTCATTGGTCGTTCGCCTGGGCGCCATGGCTCAAGCAGGAACTCGAGAAACTTGGTGTGGAAACATTCTTCGAGACTATGCCGGATTCTATCATTGCCCGCAGCGAATACTGGCTGCCATTCCTTAAAGACCACGTGCAGGCCGGCGAGAATGATGTCCTCATCGGCTGGTCATCCGGAGCGGTCGCGGCCATGCGCTATGCCGAGGGCAATACGATTCTGGGCTCCGTGCTGGTGTCCCCGTGCTACACCGACCTTGACGACGAAATGGAAAAGCAAAGCGGTTACTACGACGCGCCGTGGCAGTGGGAACGCATCAAGGCCAACCAGGACAAGATCGCACTCATCTGGGGTGACGACGACCCATATATCCCGCAAAGCCAGTTTGAGTTCATTGCAGAGCAGCTGGATGCGGCCCGCATCAAGGTAGCAGGAGGCGAGCACTTCATTGAGCGCGAAACGTTCCCGGAGCTACTGGATTACGTGAAGCGGACATATCTTGATGCGTAG
- a CDS encoding ATP-binding protein — translation MHKTLLIIITGMPGTGKTTLGRTLSEKYHFPLISKDVLKERMFDTLGWDDKAWSLKVSAAGHRIMDYVVAEELRTGHSVIVESNFKQAIDSERFTKTQAAYGCDIVQILCWADGETVFERFMARIGTPERHQGHVEAISPEQIREGFVRANGRDVPLDINGTTIELDTTDLDKINYESIYKAIEA, via the coding sequence ATGCATAAGACTCTATTGATAATCATCACCGGCATGCCAGGCACCGGCAAAACCACCTTGGGCCGGACGCTTTCAGAAAAATATCATTTCCCGCTCATCTCCAAAGATGTGCTGAAGGAACGTATGTTTGACACGCTCGGTTGGGATGACAAAGCCTGGTCCTTGAAGGTAAGCGCCGCCGGCCACCGCATCATGGATTATGTAGTTGCAGAAGAACTGCGGACGGGGCACTCCGTCATCGTTGAAAGCAACTTCAAGCAAGCGATCGACAGCGAACGCTTCACAAAGACACAGGCTGCGTACGGGTGCGACATCGTGCAGATACTCTGCTGGGCTGATGGCGAAACAGTGTTTGAACGATTCATGGCGCGCATCGGAACTCCAGAGAGGCACCAGGGTCACGTTGAAGCTATTTCTCCTGAGCAGATCAGGGAAGGGTTCGTGCGTGCCAACGGTAGGGATGTGCCGCTCGATATCAATGGCACGACCATCGAGCTGGACACGACGGATTTGGACAAGATTAACTACGAAAGCATATACAAGGCAATTGAAGCATGA
- a CDS encoding flavodoxin family protein has translation MADGRTAIYEDLTALFFNATLTKSPAPSHTEKLIAISQKIMEKQGVKTELIRPVDHDIATGVWPDMREHGWQTDAWPELYKKVMAADIVVLAGPIWLGDNSSQMKKLIERLYACSSILNDKGQYAYYGKVGGCLITGNEDGLKHCAMNVLYSLQHLGFTIPPQADAGWIGEVGPGPSYGDDGAGLDSDFTNRNTTFMTWNLLHMARLLKDAGGVPAHGNQRSEWDAGCRFDFENPEHR, from the coding sequence ATGGCAGACGGACGCACCGCTATTTACGAAGATCTGACGGCATTGTTCTTTAACGCCACCCTCACCAAATCTCCCGCGCCCAGCCATACCGAAAAACTTATTGCCATCAGCCAGAAGATCATGGAAAAGCAAGGCGTCAAAACCGAGCTGATCCGCCCCGTCGACCACGACATCGCCACCGGCGTCTGGCCCGACATGCGTGAACACGGCTGGCAGACTGATGCCTGGCCCGAACTATATAAGAAAGTCATGGCGGCGGATATCGTGGTGCTGGCCGGCCCTATCTGGCTGGGAGACAACAGCTCGCAGATGAAAAAGCTGATTGAGCGGCTGTATGCCTGTTCCAGCATCCTCAATGACAAGGGGCAATATGCCTACTACGGCAAGGTGGGCGGCTGTCTGATCACCGGTAACGAAGACGGCCTCAAGCACTGTGCTATGAACGTGCTGTATAGCCTGCAGCACCTTGGCTTCACCATCCCACCCCAGGCCGACGCCGGCTGGATCGGCGAAGTCGGGCCGGGGCCCAGCTATGGTGACGATGGCGCCGGCCTCGACAGCGACTTCACCAACCGCAACACCACTTTCATGACCTGGAACCTTCTGCACATGGCCCGGCTGCTGAAAGATGCCGGCGGCGTACCGGCCCACGGCAATCAGCGCAGCGAGTGGGATGCGGGGTGCCGGTTTGATTTTGAGAATCCCGAGCACCGTTAA
- a CDS encoding AAA family ATPase, with product MNLIVLYGPPASGKLTVAQELSKLTGYKIFHNHLTMDLARELYPDFNELRFNLVSKLRLEVIKYASELGTDLIFTCVYVGDLEDEAYMEKVVKIVEEHGGDVRLVELTAPDATLLERVGSESRKRFHKLKDAEVLRVQLEDGRYQVSMPYPDILKLDTSMRPASESARLIADHFQLGVS from the coding sequence ATGAACCTCATAGTACTCTACGGCCCACCAGCCTCCGGTAAACTGACCGTCGCCCAAGAGCTGTCCAAACTGACCGGTTACAAAATATTTCATAATCATCTGACGATGGATTTGGCCCGTGAGCTCTATCCTGATTTCAATGAGCTCCGGTTCAACTTAGTGAGTAAGCTTCGGCTGGAAGTTATTAAGTACGCCAGCGAACTAGGTACAGACCTTATCTTCACTTGCGTGTATGTTGGTGATTTGGAGGATGAGGCGTATATGGAGAAAGTGGTAAAGATTGTAGAAGAACACGGAGGCGACGTGCGGCTCGTCGAGCTGACCGCGCCGGATGCGACGCTGCTGGAGCGCGTGGGCAGTGAATCTCGAAAGCGCTTCCACAAACTGAAAGATGCTGAAGTGCTGAGGGTGCAGCTTGAAGACGGACGTTATCAAGTCTCCATGCCGTACCCCGACATACTAAAACTTGATACATCCATGCGCCCAGCTTCCGAATCAGCCAGGCTTATCGCTGACCACTTCCAGCTCGGAGTGTCGTAA